Below is a genomic region from Asterias amurensis chromosome 4, ASM3211899v1.
aatgttttataccatcaacatatccccattacttgtaatcaagaaaggttttgtggtGATAATGattgagtgtccactgcctttaaataatattgGTTTAAAAGGAAATATGTTATTGATTCCCGGACAGAATTGATCCGGTTGCCGTGTCCCAGTGACCCGGGCTGACCACTTCTGGGTCAGGCTAACTATGAAAGTGTTTCTTTTAATGAGATTTTAACGGGGTTCTGCGTTAATTTGACCTATGTCTGGATCACAATGACACAGAAATGGGTCAGACCCCACGGGACCCGGCACTGCGAATGATTCACATAGAATAAACGCGCTTTAAAGGGGCACGCATGTACGAACGTATATATctataataaaaacatgaaatgcAATTTAATTGCACCACATTTGTCACTGTTGTATATACAATAATTATATCAAATATTAATAGTATCAAattttttagccttcgagaaagactctgttttGGTCGATACGTCTGGCCATTTTCTATGTTTTGCATTCATATCGCAACTGATCGTTTTGGTTGgtttaagcagtttgcaacagcttatttaTATTTTCTAATATCGTATTAACTTATAAATGTTTAATTTCTGTGTGtgattgttattaatatttcacGTTTTTTTTCGAAGGAATTTGACattaatgatgacgtcattgaatcTAAACATCGAGTTTTTAGTGTTGACTTTGTCACAGAAAAGTGACATTGACCATTCCAGGGTAGTTCCAGGTAGACAAGACTCTAcgtggccaaatttcataaagcctgcaaacACAAAACCTTGCTAAGCTCAAAAAcagttgcttagcaaaaaaataggttaccagccaaacaccAAACAGTCACCATTGCTGCAACCGATGCCCCGGTCATGTTTTGTTCAGccaagaaatttgttaagcagaattttctgctaaacagctttatgaaattggttgCCTAGTAACATCAAGGATgttcatgttaaaaaaaacatctatgtaaaaaaaaacagtttatgaGCCTCATCTTTGAATTAAACTATATGTATAATAAAGTGCAGTGTGCAGTTTCTGTGAAAATTGTAAGGGTATCAAAGATCAATTCAGTTGCACTATTGGtatgttactcaaaataattttgtatcacaaaaacctttcttggttacgagtaatggggagaggttgatagtataaaacattgtgagaaacagctccctctgcagcgacgtagttttcgagaaagaagtcattttccacgattttgatttcgagccctcggatttagaattttaggtctcgaaatcaagcatctgaaatactacttcgtgtgaccatggtgcgacacctatgtttttctttcattaatatctcgcaactttgacgaccgattgagatcaaatttccacaggcttgttattttatgcatatgttgagatacaccaattattttgagtaattagcaataggcCTAGTGCCCACCGTTGCCTTTAGCGAAATCAAAAACCTTGATTTGAAAGACAGCCTTTCCCCACCAATTGAAGGTAGCGTGAGGAAGATTAGAGAATCGTATACAACTGTACCGTTCCATTTGGAAGGTCTCTCGGCAAATATCGATTTTAGACAAAGATCTCAAATCAACGTGTCGTTTGCATTTGAAAGCCTCGTGTAGAAAATTGGGTTAAGTACCCGGTTACGTCACCATGGTCATCCAATCAAATGGAGGCTTCAGTACAACGGTAATACAACTGCGTATAATTCCATCATTAACATAATATCCATAAAACAGGCCATATTCTTTATTTGAATCAGATGCAGTTTTGCTAGCTGGGCTTCGGTGTCTAGTTCAGTGCGTGAAGGATAGCTTAAAAGAAAACTACTTGCTATTTAAACAACCAACGTGTCCTCTCCTATCTGTTTATGTCAACATCCAAACGCCATTTTTATGTTTCTCGTTGATGATTATTTCTTTGGATTTATCGACAACTGTTGCCTTTATCGCGATCGGTTTCTGTAAAACATGGGAATCGGCTGGATGTGGAATGTCATCGGTGCAATTTGCCTTGTGACAGGTACGTAGTATGACGTGTTGGTAAAgtaggtaggcctacattattggagttaaaaaaaacattcgatGCCCGTAGATAGGcaatattttatttcgaatAACTTGTTATAATACTAATCTCATAATTACATTTCCCAaacaatttcattttcttttcaacGCGAAGCCTAAACATTTCACGCCAATGCGTCCGTTAATGGTTTGCAGAGCCGTGATTTGTCGCATGACGGCGGCGTTAACATTCGCGTTTGGAGGCACAATACGTGAAAATTTAtatttgtaaagaaaaagaaaaattggttggtactcctgtttttatcaaggaaaagtaaaaaacaccactctttacatttcgattTGTCCCTCattatggctctttaaaaagagtggtggttagttcactcttttagaggggtttcactccaggacagagtaaaaaatcactcaaaatgcAATCTTCAATCTAATTAGaggtggaagaccactcgaaaaagagttgtccataatatggctcttcaaagagtgccttttcactcttttgcattagAGAGTACAAAAACTTGTGATAGCATCTCCAAATGAGTAGCTTAGTCTCTCTTTTCCTTCGTTTTGTGTTTTGCCCTTGAGTTTATATGCTTCACGTCCACAAGCATGGATAACCCCATTCTTtcgcaagcgccgattctttgcttacggtaagcaaagccatgaataTTGGCCCTTTTTAGATTGGCCTACTGTTATGTGCATTGCGGCGAGTAAAAGGGATTGTATCGGTTGGTAATTGGAACCCACTGTTTCTTTCAATATATTGCTGATatcatacaataaaactaatctgtgaaaattattgccaaaaatctggagcggttatttccacgcaggaagaataatctgcaattggaatacacaatctgagaaaccttactgtcagtaacgcttcggATTCAAAAAATGACGGATAAGTGGGATTTTTTTCGTAATCGCACCGCAGTAATTCGaagtgaaacgtttctcaaCATCCCTGATACATAATCCTAtgaattttgttattgtttttaatttccagccgtcgatttcaccaaactcttcctaccttaggactaatcttaggacttaggatgagtcccaaccctgcactgtagcatgcagaccttaaaattaatccaaagttaggacgagttactcgtcctatctcgagataagatgagtcttaattctttgtgaaatcggccgcagaGTCATTAAAcgtgcactggacactattggtcattacccATTAGCAtacaaacctacttggtaacgagtaatggatcggagagctgttgatagcataaaacattgtgagaaacggctttcttTGAGGcaattaaatgtatttttttgagaaataagtaatttctcacttagaAAACCTACCTCGGCTGAAAAAGCACACTTAGTattgcaacaaaggtgttttctctcattattctcttgcaaatctcgatgaccaataatggggccctaattttcacaggtgtgtatAACATACACCAGGTtaaatttgacaattacaaaacgtgcccagtgcctttaattccaGTTATCGTGGCGTACATAACCGGTACCGTCGCTGCCCGAGCCAGCAATGAAATTTCACATTTAATTTTGTGACTTCGGGGAGTCGGGAATATTTGCATAAATCGGCATCATAGTACTTATATAAGTCTCGGTGTCCCTTCAAGGCCACCATGTACAAAATTCCCGAATTAGTTCAAAGGAGTAAATTCCGGCTGTTATTTCATTGGTTAACAGTGACTTTGGTGTCTGCTCGTATGTGTGTTCTGGGCACGGAACCAGATGAATCTTTTGGCGGCAGAGTTCGGTTCGTTCTCCCGCCTGGTGATCCGTGTTCCTGCACAGAACTCATGCTGGGTGGACACAACTCTCATTATGCGCCGCCCAGAAAGGACAAACCTGTCTACATCGACAACTTACCAATGAACGCTGAAGGACTCCGTAGATCACAAGGATGCCCAGAAGAAAGCACGCAAAGAGAATCGACGCAAATGTCAACATCTGAGGGTATGTCATATGATAAATTCTAATGAATATAATGTTATATGTTCATAATACGGAGCTTTTTCACATCCCTATGGGCGTATCAAAGTGCTCAATGTTTTCCTTCATAGTTTTGCAGTATGCGATCTTTTCCTTatggcaccatgtaatggttttacaaggtgctgtgtggtgcaatatgctgccgatcaaaccATGCAGGAACACCGGAGTGAACCCCTCCTCTTTCCAATAAATGCACAAGGTTCTGTTAAGCGCAtttacaacacacaggacctacggctttacgtcccatccgaagaacgcATCAATactggttaagtgtcttgactgagactcgaacccacactgatgatcagaaacacaagagccaAGTTGGATCCGGTGCTTGTATTCGCTCGCCCacgacaaaagaaacaaaactggAAAGGAAAATGCATGATCGTAAATtactgtttgaaaaaatactcaTGTGCAATAGAACATAAGTGGCCCTGTTGACCACAGTGTTGTAGGCagtgtacacgtttggtaattactcaaaataattattagcataaaacctcacttggtaacgagtaatggggagttgttgataaaacattgtgaaaaacggctccctctcaagtgatgtagttttcgagaaagaagtaattttccacgaacttgatttcgagacctcagatttagaatttatgGTCTTGAaatcagacatctgaaagcgcTCAAATTCgtatgacaatggtgttttttcttttattattatctcgcaacttcgacgaccaattgggcccTTGATATAGTACATGCACCGCTGCAGTTAGTTGCCTCCAAGAGTCCAAGTATAATACTgtaagagtttgcggtaacaccatgtaataattatCTCtaaaatgagtttgggtggttctgaaaagaaccgttggattaagtATAATACTGTTAAAGTTGCTTCGCGTGACAACGCCCCTATAGGCAACATTTTAGCATTTCAAACTCGAGCTGAAAAAACAATCCCATTACCCTGCTGTAGAGAAAGGCCTCACAGTTTTAGAAGTAGAATTTCAAACCGTATTATTTGTTATCTTTATAGCGGAGACATCCGATTTGCCAACCACCAGGGAAACTCTAGCACCGGTAGTGTATAGAGACTGCCAGGATGCTTTTAATAAGGGTCAGACAACCAGCGGAGTATACACCATCGAACCGTACGGGGTCGAATTCGATGCATATTGCGATATGGCAACAGAAAAGGGGTACATTGTAAGTGTTTTACAATGTGACTTATATTTTAAACGGTATCAATTCATTCGATGGTAGGCCTTCACGTcttattttacatgttttttttttcaggaactCGGCTCGAACACTACAGCAAATTTTGgcatgtttttacaaaaaacttTCATTAAAAGTTATTTGTGTAGTTATCATTGACATCAAGTTACAACAGGGACAATTTCACaaattttacagtttttttaGTTTTCGCGAACAACCACTTTTCGAGTTGCCATTAATTTGTTGTTACATTGGCGCGGATACGGTGCCAAGTTCGAGTTCTCTGGGGTTGGAATTTCAGGGGAAGGGAGTTTCGTTTATTAAACTTCATAAAAATTAAATCATGTTTGCATGATTGACGATCTCTATACTTTCACGGATGTTAAGCAGTCAAGTGTAATGGCAAACAGTCTCCGAAACTATGAATTCAAAGATATTTTGACTTCAAAAAAGTGTTACTCCAAATATGAACCAATTGCTGCAGGGGTAAAATTGCCTCCTCGTGAAAGCGGTAACGATAATAGTGATCCAAAGATGAAGAAACGTGCCGTTACTTCTGTTTTCAATGACTCGATGATGCCTTCTTTAATTCCTCATGCTTACAGTAGCAAAAATAATATGGAAAACATTAATTGCCGATCAAAGTATCAAGTGACTTAAAATCGTCCTTGCACCAGGTCAGAGAAAAGGATACACTAGAAAAGCATATCATTTTTGTATGCCCAAATAAATATTTAGAATTCCCTGCCATGAATGAACTGAATAGTGAAATTTCTTCGTTTCCACGTTCTTACAGGTGATTCAAAAACGCTTCGATGGATCTGTAGACTTTAAGAAGAACTGGGCCGATTACAAAAACGGTTTTGGAGACCTAAATGGAGAGTTCTGGCTGGGGAACGAGAAGCTCCATCAGATAACGTCCCAGAGTCCGAAGTATGAACTGTTGGTGACTCTGACTGCATTCGACGGCTCTGATGCTCAAGCTAGGTACAATGACTTCAGCGTCAAAGGCGACGAGGATAACTATGAGATAAACACTGGTATTTTTGACATCCCAGAAAACACCGTCAGCGCTGGTAAGGCAAACCGCACCGATTGCCGGTGTCGCAGCGACAACCgtccgccggagattctgtgccccccccccctccttatGGAAAATAAACGTGGGCTGAATAAGGATGttccaaaagagggcgctatcagaagtatagtttgtacacagttcgccgtatGGGGGGTAGAATCTCCggaggacagaatctcctgtcaTATCGGATTCTTGTTTCCTTATAATGCCAAATTCAGTGTTATTATGCTCCCAATTCCCCAAAGATAGGGTCTTTATGCAAGTTAAGAGTACAAGGTCTCTAACCTCCCGTTTAAAACTGTGTATACAAATGTTGATAATTTAACAATCTTTCAGAGCAAAACTTTTAATACTGTGCCATGGAATAATAAGAACAATGTACATTCCAAGAATAAATGTTTGCGTCggtcaaaaggtaaaactcAATTTCCTTTTTGATTGAATATCAACGCTTCTTAGATAGGCCTATACCCATATCTTTTAGGCCAATTCTCTCTTTTAAACTAGACATGTCATGGACTGAATAAGAAAGAAATTATTTGATAACGAAACTTGTCAGTATGTCACTCTGAATTGCGATGAACTCAcatcattttgtaaacattttcaaagttaCTTAAACCCTTGGAGACTGCCAATTCTAAAGTTGTGTACACAAAGGAGCAACGCACATTTCCCCGAGAAGTAAAGGCCTATAATAGCATTGTGTCCCGTCCAGTctcccccaatctgaaaaaaaagtttctttAACTTTCTTCTGAAGGTAACGGTTTGGAATCGAAACAGTTCTCAACGTTTGACCACGACCACGACGACGATGAAAAGAATTGTGCCGAGTTGCTGAGTGGCGGTTGGTGGGTTTCTCATTGCTCGGACGCACCGACTAATCTAAATGGCGTGTACTCTGACACCCACGTGGGAATATACTGGTCACCATGGAAGGGTAGCGACGTATCCTTAATAGCAACTGAAATGAAGATAAGATGTTTTGAAGGTTGTTAAGAATGTCTTGAATTTAACTTATTGTGAATTTGAGTTGAATACTCCACTGGCCCTCTGTGACGCCACGAGTCAGCCTTTAAGCCTGCTTGGTTGTACggcaaaaaaactaaattacttaTTGTTTAGGACAATATCATTACATATAAGTTTAATTGTTTCAATATTTTCGTGTGGGGATTCTACAAATAGTTGCGAGCAAATTAAGAGTAATTCGATATTTAGAGTAAAAACTTATAATTTGAGAACAATTTCAATGATTTGGTTTTATTGAAATTGCGACACTTGATAGATAACCTTGAGGTAATTGTCTGATATCCAGATACATTCTGATGTCACACTTTCGTGCATAATTGCGTTGAGCCATAGttcataatcacctttgacctcgcattcgTTTCACATAAAAATTCGCAATCAAATCCTATacgtacatgaacatgtatacatgtacatacagcgGCGTAACTAGgttattttttttagggggcacaaggggggggggcacattttTTTAGGGGCATTTCAAAACAAGGGCGGATTGAGACCAACATTTTACTGGGGTCAAACTTTGTCAAAGATGGAGCATGCGAGCGCGGAGCGCAAAGCCTTTACGGCGTGGAATCCGGGGCCCGCTTAAGGGGCCCGAAATTGTTTGCATTCTAGATattctgtggtgcaatctaaggccaTGAACAGGCTAGGAGGTGATGAAGGAAATAGAACAAAAATCCTTCAAAATTTGAGCTATAGAATGTGGGCCTTTTAGATTTTGGTCAATACTTGATCTTAAAGTTCACGATGTGCTAcgtttttgcaaaacaaattcgATAGtgcttacattttttttcaagcatCTTGAAAATCGCAAACCGAAATTTAGTTTTAGATGCCGTCAGTTCACCAGTAACGCGTTTAAAGCATTGATAACTTTAACTTAAAATCTTGTAAACTTTTAATGTAGTAAATTAACTATCCTTGCTATGTAAGAAGCTCTCTGAGTTTGCACATATATATATGATGTAGGATTTCGTTTTTatgtgttaaagacagtggacactattggtaattgtcaaagactagtcttcacagttagtgtatctcaacatatgcataaaataacaaacctgtgaacatttgagctcaatcggtcgtcgaatttgcgagataataatgaaagaaaaaacacccttgtcacactgagtgtgctttcagatgcttgatttcgagacctcaaattctaaatctgaggtctcgaaatcaaactcgtggaaaattacttctttctcgaaaactacgtcacttcagaggaagtttctcacaatgttttataccatcaacatctccccattacttgtaatcaagaaaggttttgtggtGATAATTAattgagtgtccactgcctttaaataatattgGTTTAAAAGGAAATATGTTATTGATTCCCGGACAGAATTGATCCGGTTGCCGTGTCCCAGTGACCCGGGCTGACCACTTCTGGGTCAGGCTAACTATGAAAGTGTTTCTTTTAATGAGATTTTAACGGGGTTCTGCGTTAATTTGACCTATGTCTGGATCACAATGACACAGAAATGGGTCAGACCCCACGGGACCCGGCACTGCGAATGATTCACATAGAATAAACGCGCTTTAAAGGGGCACGCATGTACGAACGTATATATctataataaaaacatgaaatgcAATTTAATTGCACCACATTTGTCACTGTTGTATATACAATAATTATATCAAATCTTAATAGTATCAAattttttagccttcgagaaagactctgttttGGTCGATACGTCTGGCCATTTTCTATGTTTTGCATTCATATCGCAACTGATCGTTTTGGTTGgtttaagcagtttgcaacagcttatttaTATTTTCTAATATCGTATTAACTTATAAATGTTTAATTTCTGTGTGtgattgttattaatatttcacGTTTTTTTTCGAAGGAATTTGACattaatgatgacgtcattgaatcTAAACATCGAGTTTTTAGTGTTGACTTTGTCACAGAAAAGTGACATTGACCATTCCAGGGTAGTTCCAGGTAGACAAGACTCTAcgtggccaaatttcataaagcctgcaaacACAAAACCTTGCTAAGCTCAAAAAcagttgcttagcaaaaaaataggttaccagccaaacaccAAACAGTCACCATTGCTGCAACCGATGCCCCGGTCATGTTTTGTTCAGccaagaaatttgttaagcagaattttctgctaaacagctttatgaaattggttgCCTAGTAACATCAAGGATgttcatgttaaaaaaaacatctatgtaaaaaaaaacagtttatgaGCCTCATCTTTGAATTAAACTATATGAATAATAAAGTGCAGTGTGCAGTTTCTGTGAAAAATATAAGGGTATCAAAGATCAATTCAGTTGCACTATTGGtatgttactcaaaataattttgtatcacaaaaacctttcttggttacgagtaatggggagaggttgatagtataaaacattgtgagaaacagctccctctgcagtgacgtagttttcgagaaagaagtcattttccacgattttgatttcgagccctcggatttagaattttaggtctcgaaatcaagcatctgaaatactacttcgtgtgaccatggtgcgacacctatgtttttctttcattaatatctcgcaactttgacgaccgattgagatcaaatttccacaggcttgttattttatgcatatgttgagatacaccaattattttgagttattagcAATAGCCCTAGTGCCCACTGTTGCCTTTAGCGAAATCAAAAACCTTGATTTTAAAGACAGCCTTTCCCCATCAATTGAAGGTAGCGTGAGGAAGATTAGAGAATCGTACAACTGTACCGTTCCATTTGGAAGGTCTCTCGGCAAATATCGACTTTTGACAAAGATCTCAAATCAACGTGTCGTTTGCATTTGAAAGCCTCGTGCAGAAAATTGGGTTAAGTACCCGGTTACGTCACCATGGTCATCCAATCAAATGGAGGCTTCAGTACAACGGTAATACAACTGCGTATAATTCCATCATTTACATAATATCCATAAAACAGgccatattttttatttgactcAAATGCAGTTTCGCTATCTGGGCTTCTGTGTCTAGTTCAGTGCGTGAAGGATAGCTTAAAAGAACAATACTTGCTATTTAAACAACCAACGTGTCCTCTCCTATTTGTTTATGTCACCATCCAAACGCCATTTTTATGTTTCTCGTTGATGATTATTTCTTTGGATTTATCGACAACTGTTGCCTTTATCTTGTCCTTTAGAGCTAAATACACCCATTAGAggctaaatgatgatgatataCGTATCGTAAATTTTCCTGCAGCGACAACTTCTCTACTTGGATATATATAGGCTGGTCCGCGGCTCAtgggtaatttgttttttttcgagGCCATCACTAATTGTTCTCAGTGACGGCTCGTTTAGCATGTTTGGAAAATGTCGGCCGGTCGTAATCGAACCTAAAGCAAttatcaacataaaaaaaacttacttggtaacgagcaatggagatatGTGGATAGTATATAAAACGaagtgataaacggctccctctactaaagtaacgtagtttttgagaaagagttaatttctcattcaaaataattacaaaagaCTTCAGCCGAAACAttttagcatctgaaagcacacaaagtaacgcaaaaacgtttttttttttcagtattccagtctcgcaaatttgatgaccaattgagcccaaattttcacagttgttcACTGTACAAAAAAATCCGTAAAATGTacggtgctttacctggcagctacaGGGTGCCAGGTAAGTAAGGTGCAATCAATTTCACAGTGGAAGCTTTGTAAATATTGTGCCTTGAAGGGGTTGTTTGCAAAACTTTCACATCGAAGTTTTctgcactttacctggcaccctaACTGCCAGGTAAGTAAAGCACCGTAAATTTTAcggatttttgtttacagtatattttatgcatagtgtttggatacaccaggtgagaatactggtctttaccagtgtccagtgcctttaattatcaAATAGTTATCTTCGTTTCAACATTCCGTAGGTATTTCAAAAACGCTTCAATGGATCGGTAGACTTCAACAAGAACTGGGCCGATTACAAAAACGGTTTTGGAGATCTAAACGGAGAGTTCTGGCTGGGAAACGAGAAGCTCTACCAGATAACATCCCAAGGTCCGAAGTATGAACTACTGGTGACTCTGACTGCGTTCGACGACTCTGTTGCTCAAGCTCGATACACTCATCTAATCTTCAAAGGCGAAGATAGTAGCTATGAGATCAACCCTGGTTACGCCCTACAAAGTACCGATTATAATGCTGGTAATGCTAACAATTGCCGTATGGAACCTTGGTTCGTACG
It encodes:
- the LOC139936442 gene encoding microfibril-associated glycoprotein 4-like — encoded protein: MVIQSNGGFSTTVFQKRFNGSVDFNKNWADYKNGFGDLNGEFWLGNEKLYQITSQGPKYELLVTLTAFDDSVAQARYTHLIFKGEDSSYEINPGYALQSTDYNAGDGFESKAFSTFDIDNDDDVANCAELLSGSWWFAHCSDSYTPSNLNGRYSDTPEVEHHQGMYWSPWMGKYVSLKATEMKIRCVDGC
- the LOC139936580 gene encoding microfibril-associated glycoprotein 4-like — translated: MGIGWMWNVIGAICLVTVTLVSARMCVLGTEPDESFGGRVRFVLPPGDPCSCTELMLGGHNSHYAPPRKDKPVYIDNLPMNAEGLRRSQGCPEESTQRESTQMSTSEAETSDLPTTRETLAPVVYRDCQDAFNKGQTTSGVYTIEPYGVEFDAYCDMATEKGYIVIQKRFDGSVDFKKNWADYKNGFGDLNGEFWLGNEKLHQITSQSPKYELLVTLTAFDGSDAQARYNDFSVKGDEDNYEINTGIFDIPENTVSAGNGLESKQFSTFDHDHDDDEKNCAELLSGGWWVSHCSDAPTNLNGVYSDTHVGIYWSPWKGSDVSLIATEMKIRCFEGC